In Williamwhitmania taraxaci, a single genomic region encodes these proteins:
- the pncB gene encoding nicotinate phosphoribosyltransferase produces the protein MIIRDLLDNDLYKFTTMNAVQKKFPNAEVLYRFVNRGKTPFPKGFAEALRKEVDTLSSLSLTAEAEEYMRKKCYFFEPVFIDLLKGYRFNPAEVTITQEGTGLEVEIRGLWYRTVLWEVPIMAIISELYFKMTGQKTDDYKPRIVAKAQEFVNMGAEVSEFGTRRRFSFEVQDNMVGLLKAHMGKNLLGTSNVYLAMKHDLTPLGTHPHEWFMYHGAHYGYRMANAMALESWVDVYQGNLGIALTDTYTSDNFLQSFSTKYSKLFDGVRWDSGNALEFTDKVIDHYVKNRIDPKTKTIVFSDGLDMEKVKEIKAYVNGRIHEAYGIGTYLSNDVGVKPLNMVIKLFAAKPAGWSSFVPTVKLSDVEGKHTGIPEEIEMCLRTINQ, from the coding sequence ACTCCATTCCCAAAAGGATTTGCTGAGGCACTGCGCAAAGAGGTAGACACCTTGAGTAGCCTAAGTCTTACTGCCGAGGCGGAGGAGTATATGCGTAAGAAGTGCTACTTCTTTGAACCGGTATTTATCGACCTACTTAAAGGCTACCGCTTCAATCCGGCTGAGGTAACCATCACACAGGAGGGCACCGGCCTTGAGGTTGAGATCCGCGGGTTGTGGTATCGCACCGTACTGTGGGAGGTGCCAATAATGGCCATAATCTCGGAACTTTACTTTAAAATGACAGGGCAGAAGACCGACGATTACAAACCGCGCATTGTTGCAAAGGCACAGGAGTTTGTGAACATGGGAGCCGAGGTTTCTGAGTTTGGCACCCGTCGCCGCTTCTCCTTCGAAGTGCAGGATAATATGGTAGGATTGCTCAAGGCGCATATGGGCAAAAATCTGCTTGGAACCAGCAATGTTTACCTTGCCATGAAGCACGATCTTACGCCCCTAGGAACCCATCCCCACGAGTGGTTTATGTATCACGGCGCCCATTACGGTTACCGCATGGCCAACGCGATGGCCCTCGAGAGTTGGGTAGATGTTTACCAAGGGAATTTAGGCATTGCGCTCACCGACACTTACACTTCGGACAATTTCTTACAGAGTTTTTCCACCAAGTATTCCAAACTCTTCGATGGGGTAAGGTGGGACAGCGGTAATGCACTAGAGTTTACCGACAAGGTGATTGACCACTACGTTAAGAACCGCATCGACCCAAAGACCAAAACCATTGTTTTCAGCGATGGTCTCGATATGGAGAAGGTGAAGGAGATTAAGGCCTACGTGAATGGACGAATTCATGAAGCCTACGGAATTGGGACATACCTCTCCAACGATGTTGGGGTGAAGCCACTGAATATGGTTATAAAACTTTTTGCTGCAAAACCCGCAGGTTGGAGTAGTTTTGTGCCCACGGTAAAGCTCTCCGATGTTGAGGGAAAGCATACCGGTATTCCCGAGGAGATTGAAATGTGCTTACGAACAATAAATCAATAG
- the nadE gene encoding NAD(+) synthase: MEQLNYKQVAENIRKELSTYIQRYGLKSLVIGESGGIDSAICTALAAPVCRQLGVALIGRSITIETNKQEEIDRGAAIGEAFCTDFKAIDLTEQYFAVRAACEYEQPIGTDLTTKLRMGNIKARMRMVHLYDLAQKHGGMVLSTDNYTEFLLGFWTLHGDVGDYGMIQTLWKTEVYGLSQYLVDGELTNPREKAALHSCIDAVPTDGLGITNSDLDQLGAATYAEVDQLLIAYLANPNQVDKSNPVIQRHIRSAYKRSNPLNLGRDVLVNTH; encoded by the coding sequence ATGGAGCAGTTAAACTACAAGCAAGTTGCTGAAAATATCCGAAAGGAGCTGTCGACCTATATTCAGCGGTATGGCCTTAAATCATTAGTAATAGGCGAATCGGGTGGAATCGATTCCGCCATTTGCACCGCCTTGGCAGCACCTGTTTGCCGCCAGCTAGGCGTGGCGCTTATTGGCCGCAGCATTACCATCGAAACTAACAAGCAGGAGGAGATCGACCGTGGCGCTGCCATTGGCGAGGCATTCTGCACCGACTTTAAGGCCATTGACCTTACCGAGCAGTATTTCGCTGTGCGCGCTGCATGCGAGTATGAGCAGCCCATTGGCACCGACCTTACTACCAAGTTGCGCATGGGTAATATTAAGGCGCGGATGCGGATGGTTCACCTCTACGACTTAGCCCAAAAGCACGGTGGAATGGTGCTCTCCACCGACAATTACACAGAATTCCTTTTAGGGTTCTGGACCCTTCACGGCGATGTGGGCGACTACGGAATGATTCAAACCCTTTGGAAAACCGAGGTATACGGCCTCTCACAATACCTTGTGGATGGCGAACTGACAAACCCGAGGGAGAAGGCTGCATTGCATAGTTGTATCGATGCCGTGCCCACCGATGGTCTGGGCATTACCAACAGCGACCTTGACCAGCTAGGTGCCGCCACCTACGCCGAGGTGGACCAGCTGCTCATAGCTTACCTCGCCAATCCAAATCAAGTTGATAAGAGCAACCCAGTAATTCAGCGCCATATTCGCTCTGCCTACAAGCGCAGCAATCCGTTGAATTTGGGTAGGGATGTGTTGGTGAATACGCATTGA